From one Luteolibacter sp. SL250 genomic stretch:
- a CDS encoding PDZ domain-containing protein, producing the protein MKTIHHKMIIPAGLGLLAILPAPAIEPPKDDAPPPPSVKAPDSAPKSGDGLEVNTRPLVPTAKEATAFIGIISDDIPEMLSAHIGLRAGEGVMIRDLAPGGPAEKAGFAKYDVITHVGGKTVGSPVDLSREISAGKPGDDVSIDFIHQGTKATKTVKLETRPEGASTVVDPRQLGHLDLDSMPDGQADRIRDMIDRQLMRDSGQLREFRERRGDAFQRESDPGSTPRKNGFRGFQFKSDATFRFMDNDGSIEMKSSDGKKDITVRDHEGREIWAGPWDTDQDKSAAPKDVRERIEKFKFDDNFRGGGFRFRMGGGDREDPRDIR; encoded by the coding sequence ATGAAAACGATCCATCATAAGATGATCATCCCGGCAGGCCTAGGCCTGCTCGCCATCCTCCCCGCCCCGGCCATCGAGCCGCCGAAGGATGACGCGCCACCTCCCCCGTCGGTGAAGGCCCCGGATTCCGCCCCGAAGTCCGGGGATGGGCTAGAGGTCAACACCCGCCCCCTTGTGCCAACCGCCAAGGAAGCGACCGCCTTCATCGGCATCATCAGCGATGACATCCCGGAAATGCTTTCCGCCCACATCGGCCTCCGCGCCGGCGAGGGCGTGATGATCCGCGACCTCGCCCCCGGCGGCCCCGCCGAGAAGGCAGGCTTCGCCAAATATGACGTCATCACCCATGTCGGAGGAAAAACCGTCGGTTCTCCCGTGGATCTCTCCAGGGAGATCTCCGCAGGCAAGCCGGGCGACGATGTTTCCATCGACTTCATCCACCAGGGCACAAAGGCGACCAAAACGGTCAAACTCGAAACCCGTCCTGAAGGTGCCAGCACCGTGGTTGATCCACGCCAACTCGGACACCTTGATCTCGACAGCATGCCGGACGGCCAGGCCGACCGCATCCGCGACATGATCGACCGCCAGCTAATGAGGGATTCCGGACAACTCCGTGAGTTCAGGGAACGCCGGGGCGACGCTTTCCAACGGGAAAGTGACCCGGGAAGTACCCCCCGGAAGAACGGTTTCCGCGGCTTCCAGTTCAAATCAGACGCCACATTCCGTTTCATGGACAACGATGGCAGCATCGAGATGAAGTCCAGTGACGGGAAGAAGGACATCACCGTGCGCGACCACGAAGGCAGGGAAATCTGGGCCGGCCCATGGGACACGGACCAGGACAAGTCCGCCGCTCCGAAGGACGTGCGCGAACGGATCGAAAAATTCAAGTTCGACGACAACTTCCGCGGCGGCGGCTTCCGCTTCCGGATGGGTGGAGGTGACCGGGAAGACCCCCGCGACATCCGTTGA
- a CDS encoding fibronectin type III domain-containing protein codes for MPASSSSNPCPAGKSLALSLALLLSGNLSSTAQYEFTPAAPQWNPTEILNWSPETDPNAPYNRSVVPLAARFTAPRVSENPALNSLWNVNPHARPGEARVQSITTFNTIPVASPSGFRTYRLFAPSMWQYTDDMVFWGSSDRDTKTILTPTAHTIDAAHRNGVRIYGKIFYGWNGSPDNAALQRVRDLLVKDGSTFPVADKLIEAAVYYGFDGWFINQENYQTNETDAQNMRDFIQYFRAKATAVGASHLRFVWYDAMAENGSRSFQNAYTTSNDGYLRTPTGDRVSDAMFLNFWWYNNANGLPNSRSLALSQGVSPYDLYAGIWTENYRKLGVTPDPNGANELDITWSYLFPEGQPHNTSVGIYGGETPFFKGMLNDGGPTRVNQQEELYWSGPNGDPTNTATTATYPNWNGFAHYIPANSAVTTLPFVTNFNAGQGVRYHIDGTPSMAGQWTNLSVQDLLPTWRWIVTTPGAKSITPVIDYAEAYYGGSSLKVSGSLAAEVPQEVKLYQTQLSVQANTSLRFIHKSSAASDAKIEIGLAFEDAPTTMVYSTAGLATDTSWTTTDFPLSAYAGKKIVLITARYSSPSAIASYTSNLGRIQISNGATSTPSAPSTLALEGQAVNPDEGTSTQLRLKWTHSPTAVLVYNVYYRRNLNPESASERVWIGATANNHFFAQDVRRIREENAGFIEVEAVAPDYGVSPAITLPFTFSELPNLDHPVIDQYPLRLPILASTEKANNIQAFDYLPATTIEPGGADNAWVGLDLGTAKQISAVRFIPRNDHSDRMIRGVFQGSNSPDFSSPEKLAEINIRPVKGAEAMLAVTHPGTFRYVRYLSPNGGYANVAELKFYAAGPPLPTAPPVNVQGRISGTNAVVYWNPPYAGYATGYNLKRSTTDGGPYTTIASNIAEPTFRDTGLTSGTTYYYVVSTISGKGESVDSAQIILNPPAVQKLPGTLISGGVTANGANVLGNIVDNKLNTYFQATAISGWVGLDLGSPQAINCIRITPMNNNSSPMLAGCVQGANNADFSDAVTFAMFDSGPNYNILTSIATNPSAGTYRYVRYLSSDLRTPTIAELEFYGGTLPGAPAGLTANARDTGAALTWETVAGATRYKVKRSTNPGGPYLTLDSNVTGLDFADTGLTAGTTYHYVVSAMNAVGEGNHSAEASTADQYFKWLTESGLAGSTGFNQESGGIPAGVRYMNPDGLRISQGPGQISLSSVIRHDPNVTPTLWSSPDLVVWTEIPFAGSADQTDVSPGFRRIEAQGHPVSGETKWFYRMKFSR; via the coding sequence ATGCCCGCGTCCTCCTCCTCAAACCCATGCCCCGCCGGAAAGTCCCTCGCGCTTTCGCTGGCGTTGTTGCTCTCCGGCAATCTGTCATCCACCGCACAATACGAGTTCACCCCCGCCGCTCCGCAGTGGAACCCGACGGAGATCCTGAACTGGAGTCCGGAGACCGATCCGAACGCGCCCTACAACCGCAGCGTCGTGCCACTGGCCGCACGCTTCACGGCGCCGAGAGTTTCCGAAAACCCCGCTCTGAATTCACTCTGGAACGTGAATCCCCATGCTCGGCCGGGGGAAGCACGGGTGCAGTCCATCACCACGTTCAACACCATCCCTGTCGCCAGTCCCAGCGGGTTCCGCACCTACCGGCTGTTCGCACCCAGCATGTGGCAATACACGGATGACATGGTGTTCTGGGGTTCGTCCGACCGCGACACAAAAACCATCCTCACACCCACCGCACACACTATAGACGCCGCCCACCGCAACGGCGTGCGCATCTACGGCAAGATCTTCTACGGCTGGAACGGTTCTCCGGACAACGCGGCCCTGCAGCGCGTCCGCGACCTGCTGGTGAAGGACGGCAGCACCTTCCCAGTGGCGGACAAGCTGATCGAGGCCGCCGTTTACTACGGCTTCGACGGTTGGTTCATCAATCAGGAGAACTACCAGACGAATGAGACGGATGCACAGAACATGCGCGATTTCATCCAGTACTTCCGCGCGAAAGCGACGGCCGTGGGAGCATCCCACCTGCGTTTCGTCTGGTATGATGCGATGGCGGAGAACGGCAGCCGCAGCTTCCAGAACGCCTACACCACCTCCAACGACGGCTACCTGAGGACGCCAACCGGCGACCGGGTGTCCGACGCGATGTTCCTGAACTTCTGGTGGTACAACAATGCGAATGGGCTGCCGAACTCACGCTCGCTCGCACTCAGTCAGGGAGTCAGCCCGTATGACCTGTATGCGGGCATCTGGACGGAAAACTACCGCAAGCTGGGCGTGACTCCGGATCCCAACGGCGCGAACGAACTCGACATCACCTGGAGCTATCTTTTCCCGGAGGGCCAGCCGCACAATACCTCCGTGGGCATCTACGGTGGTGAGACGCCATTCTTCAAGGGCATGCTCAACGACGGCGGCCCCACCCGGGTCAACCAGCAGGAGGAACTCTACTGGTCCGGCCCCAACGGCGATCCCACCAACACCGCAACCACCGCCACCTATCCAAACTGGAACGGATTCGCGCACTACATTCCGGCGAATTCCGCGGTCACCACACTCCCCTTCGTCACCAACTTCAACGCCGGACAGGGAGTCCGCTACCACATCGATGGCACTCCATCGATGGCGGGACAGTGGACGAACCTCAGCGTGCAGGACCTGCTGCCCACCTGGCGCTGGATCGTGACCACGCCGGGTGCAAAGTCGATCACGCCGGTCATCGACTATGCCGAAGCCTACTACGGAGGCAGCTCACTGAAGGTCTCCGGTTCGCTCGCCGCGGAAGTGCCGCAGGAGGTGAAGCTCTACCAAACGCAACTCAGCGTACAGGCGAACACGAGCCTGCGCTTCATCCACAAGAGTTCTGCGGCCAGCGACGCGAAGATCGAGATCGGCCTGGCGTTCGAAGACGCGCCGACGACCATGGTTTACTCGACCGCTGGTCTCGCGACCGACACCAGTTGGACGACGACGGATTTCCCTCTCAGCGCCTATGCCGGGAAAAAGATCGTGCTGATCACCGCGCGCTACTCCAGCCCCAGCGCGATCGCCAGCTACACGTCCAACCTGGGACGGATCCAGATCAGCAACGGCGCGACTTCCACTCCGTCCGCTCCATCCACGCTCGCGCTGGAAGGCCAGGCCGTGAACCCGGATGAGGGAACCTCCACCCAACTGCGCCTGAAATGGACCCACTCTCCCACGGCGGTGCTGGTCTACAATGTTTACTACCGCAGGAACCTCAACCCGGAAAGCGCGAGCGAGCGGGTGTGGATCGGCGCCACGGCGAACAACCATTTCTTCGCGCAGGACGTGCGCCGCATCCGCGAGGAAAACGCGGGCTTCATCGAGGTGGAGGCGGTCGCTCCGGACTACGGTGTGTCACCGGCGATCACCTTGCCTTTCACCTTCTCGGAACTGCCAAACCTGGATCATCCGGTGATCGACCAATACCCCCTCAGGTTGCCGATCCTCGCCAGCACGGAAAAAGCGAACAACATCCAGGCCTTTGACTATCTTCCCGCCACCACCATCGAGCCGGGCGGCGCGGACAACGCATGGGTCGGTCTCGATCTCGGCACCGCCAAACAGATCAGCGCGGTCCGTTTCATTCCACGGAACGATCACAGCGACCGGATGATCCGCGGCGTGTTCCAAGGCTCCAACAGCCCGGACTTCAGCTCTCCCGAGAAACTGGCGGAGATCAACATCCGTCCGGTGAAGGGTGCGGAAGCGATGCTCGCCGTCACCCATCCCGGCACCTTCCGTTATGTCCGCTACCTCTCGCCGAACGGCGGCTACGCGAACGTGGCCGAGCTCAAGTTCTACGCCGCTGGACCGCCTCTCCCGACCGCCCCGCCGGTGAACGTGCAGGGACGGATTTCCGGAACGAATGCCGTTGTTTACTGGAACCCTCCCTATGCCGGATACGCCACGGGCTACAACCTGAAGCGCTCCACCACCGATGGAGGACCCTACACCACCATCGCCAGCAACATCGCGGAGCCGACCTTCCGTGACACCGGCCTCACCTCCGGCACCACTTACTACTACGTGGTTAGTACCATCAGCGGAAAAGGCGAGAGCGTGGACTCCGCGCAGATCATCCTCAACCCTCCGGCTGTCCAGAAGCTGCCGGGCACGCTCATCAGCGGTGGAGTCACCGCCAACGGGGCGAATGTCCTGGGGAACATCGTCGACAACAAGCTGAACACCTATTTCCAGGCAACCGCCATCAGCGGCTGGGTGGGGCTCGATCTCGGCTCCCCGCAGGCGATCAACTGCATCCGCATCACTCCGATGAACAACAACTCGAGCCCCATGCTGGCAGGATGCGTGCAGGGAGCCAACAATGCCGACTTCTCGGACGCGGTGACCTTTGCAATGTTCGACTCAGGACCGAACTACAACATCCTGACATCGATCGCCACCAATCCGTCCGCCGGGACTTACCGCTATGTCCGCTACCTCTCCTCCGATCTCCGCACCCCGACGATCGCCGAGCTGGAATTTTACGGCGGCACCCTGCCGGGAGCACCTGCGGGCCTCACCGCCAATGCCCGTGACACGGGAGCCGCGCTAACCTGGGAAACCGTCGCCGGCGCAACCCGCTACAAGGTGAAACGCTCCACCAATCCCGGCGGACCGTATCTCACCCTCGACAGCAACGTCACCGGACTCGACTTCGCGGACACCGGACTCACCGCTGGCACCACCTACCATTATGTCGTCTCCGCGATGAACGCCGTGGGTGAAGGCAACCACTCCGCGGAGGCATCCACCGCCGACCAATACTTCAAGTGGCTCACCGAATCCGGACTGGCGGGCAGCACGGGATTCAATCAGGAGTCCGGCGGTATCCCCGCCGGAGTGCGATATATGAATCCGGATGGCCTGCGGATCTCCCAAGGCCCGGGACAGATCTCGCTTTCCTCCGTCATCCGCCATGATCCGAACGTGACCCCCACCCTCTGGTCCTCCCCCGATCTGGTTGTCTGGACGGAAATTCCCTTCGCCGGTTCCGCCGATCAGACAGACGTATCCCCCGGGTTCCGCCGCATCGAGGCGCAGGGGCATCCCGTATCCGGAGAGACAAAGTGGTTCTACCGCATGAAGTTCTCCCGTTGA
- a CDS encoding ABC transporter ATP-binding protein: MDSIRSESIVKSFGKVRALDGVSLTVGQGELFFLLGASGCGKTTLLRCIAGLETPTSGRIFFGDREVTDMPPHKREAALVFQSYALWPHLTVAQNIAFGLEERKVPKAEIRQRVEEALEMVKLPGFGGRSIDQMSGGQQQRVSLARALVVKPKCLLLDEPLSNLDAQLRIEMRREIRRIVKENGLTGIYVTHDQEEALAMADRMAVLDHGKIGQIGTPEEIYRSPHTAHVAGFIGETNIFSGEAVEQQAGYCITKTDAGALIGRMGDPSWSPSSGERVNISIRPEAWRLKQVDGENTLAGTVIDRTYLGQRIQYQIGTAVGRQQVVEMNPQVMHEPGAHVSISCRHADVVILKP; encoded by the coding sequence ATGGACTCCATCCGCTCAGAATCCATCGTAAAATCCTTCGGCAAGGTCCGGGCGCTTGATGGCGTCAGCCTCACGGTCGGACAGGGTGAACTGTTCTTCCTGCTGGGGGCTTCCGGCTGCGGAAAGACTACCCTGCTCCGCTGCATCGCCGGACTTGAGACGCCGACTTCCGGCCGGATTTTCTTCGGTGACCGCGAGGTCACGGATATGCCCCCGCACAAGCGGGAGGCGGCGCTGGTATTCCAGTCCTACGCCCTGTGGCCGCACCTGACCGTTGCCCAGAACATTGCCTTCGGGTTGGAGGAGCGGAAGGTACCGAAGGCGGAGATCAGGCAGCGGGTGGAAGAGGCATTGGAAATGGTGAAGCTGCCCGGCTTCGGAGGGCGTTCGATCGACCAGATGTCCGGCGGCCAGCAGCAGCGGGTGTCGCTGGCACGCGCGCTGGTGGTGAAACCGAAGTGCCTGCTCCTCGATGAACCGCTGTCGAACCTGGACGCCCAGCTCCGGATCGAAATGCGGCGCGAGATCCGGAGGATCGTGAAGGAGAACGGCCTGACCGGCATCTACGTGACGCACGACCAGGAGGAGGCTTTGGCGATGGCGGACCGGATGGCGGTGCTGGACCACGGGAAGATCGGCCAGATCGGAACGCCGGAGGAGATCTACCGCTCTCCCCATACCGCTCATGTCGCGGGGTTCATCGGCGAAACAAACATCTTCTCAGGAGAGGCGGTGGAGCAGCAGGCCGGTTATTGCATCACGAAGACGGATGCCGGGGCCCTGATCGGCCGGATGGGCGATCCCTCATGGAGTCCCTCCTCCGGTGAGCGGGTGAACATTTCCATCCGTCCGGAAGCATGGCGGCTGAAACAGGTGGATGGTGAGAACACGCTCGCCGGCACCGTCATCGACCGCACGTATCTTGGGCAGCGCATCCAGTACCAGATCGGCACGGCGGTGGGACGCCAGCAGGTGGTGGAGATGAACCCGCAGGTGATGCATGAACCAGGGGCGCATGTCTCCATCTCCTGCCGCCATGCGGATGTGGTGATCCTCAAACCCTGA